The proteins below are encoded in one region of Corvus hawaiiensis isolate bCorHaw1 chromosome 3, bCorHaw1.pri.cur, whole genome shotgun sequence:
- the LOC125322379 gene encoding TOG array regulator of axonemal microtubules protein 2-like, whose protein sequence is MLLADCLLVKSTSDERLLHRPKAQVTLPPAVEETEPLQKLYNLLEAKEFKTRMEGVALLLDLCKSSPQLVSTNTVQIFDYFVPRLGDTHKKVKQKALDVLAEIISILKDGLNPVIICLVEGITNNLNSKDPGVYAAAVKALEESMAHLALVAWVYPRSPEVVQRYALPVLWSFLGNKALPVRSANVRTVVTKLACALYKLMGAKLRKHAASQPPHVRENLSDILGW, encoded by the exons ATGTTGCTTGCAGATTGTCTCCT GGTGAAGTCTACCTCTGATGAACGCCTCCTACACCGCCCAAAAGCCCAGGTCACATTACCTCCGGCTGTGGAAGAAACGGAGCCGCTCCAGAAGCTGTACaatctcctggaagccaaggagtttaagacacggatggaaggagtggcactcctcctagacctgtgcaaaagcagcccccagctTGTCTCCACTAACACTGTCCAA atttttgattattttgtcccGAGACTTGGTGATACgcacaagaaagtgaagcagaaggcgCTGGACGTGCTGGCTGAAATCATAAGCATCCTGAAAGATGGCTTAAACCCGGTGATCATCTGTTTGGttgaaggaataacaaacaaCCTAAACTCAAAGGACCCCGGGGTTTATGCCGCAGCTGTGAAAGCGCTGGAAGAATCCATGGCTCACTTAG CGCTTGTGGCATGGGTTTATCCCAGGAGCCCCGAAGTCGTCCAGCGCTacgccctgcccgtgctctggTCCTTCCTGGGGAACAAGGCGCTGCCTGTCCGAAGCGCCAATGTCCGCACTGTGGTCACCAAGCTTGCCTGCGCCCTCTACAAGTTGATGGGCGCCAAGCTGAGGAagcatgctgccagccagcctccgCATGTGCGGGAAAACCTCTCCGACATTTTGGGCTGGTGA
- the LOC125322380 gene encoding uncharacterized protein LOC125322380, which yields MVAPALRNGEGSPLPVQPPGQPAQVGVRGGGTVAPPRPPPPPPPTPPPGQPAQGGDGGAVAPPLPAGQPAQVGAEDGGAVVPPPPLPPPPPPLSLPLSEQGQGRGRAAGSKPQERRGAPPPPASLGAEGGRGGSRDADRPPPPDRPRGREEAGRDLLEKLEAEIKFSKEGGVKVITPESKIIEAAAILVQECHGKIPKEVEEAVIQIVWADDSPGRSKKAEPVSTTLKAGATSVRQRQYPLKLKAHKGLVPVIEKSLKFGLLVECESRYNTPILPVKKADGKSYRLVQDLREINKITQDIHPVVANPYTLLTTLTNELGWFTVLDLKDAFFCIPVHKNSHELFAFEWENPETGRKTQLTWTVLPQGFKNSPTIFGKQLSKELEDWRKQEPGGAVLHYVDDILIAAKTRDDCIELTVSLLNFLGQSGYRVSKEKAQVARETVVYLGLEIFHGHRQLSRERKEAVCRLPEPHTVREMQAFLGMVGWCRLWISNYGILVRPLYEVLKAAEKGTIVWTENARAAFKQLKHSLMSAPALGLPDLTKPFELFTHERLNVALGVLAQHLGDQRRAVAYFSKQLDNVAQGWLGCLKAVAATVLLIQEARKFTLGQHIVVYVPHAVINVLEQKGGHWLSPSRMLKYQSVLLEQDDDTLKTTSVVNPATFLSSTLLDSVPEHDCLQTIEETYCSRPDLKDVPLKDPDWELYTDGSSFMRNGRRMTGYAVTTSGKIIAAKALPPDVSSQKAELIALTRALELSEGRKVNIQPDSKYAFSVVHAHGAIWKERGLLAAQGNEVKHAKQILALLQSIWKPTEVAVMHCKGHQKGKTAPELGNRFADETAGGIAEKGIFAVVPQKEIDLSSFTPKYDHKLIKFLKAEVKEGGWAVTPVGQVVVPPRSFGK from the exons ATGGTAGCACCAGCTTTGCGCAATGGGGAGGGGTCTCCCCTCCCTGTTCAACCGCCGGGGCAGCCCGCACAAGTGGGGGTGCGGGGTGGGGGAACGGTGGCTCCGCCAcggccaccgccgccgccgccaccgacTCCACCGCCGGGGCAGCCCGCACAGGGGGGAGATGGGGGAGCGGTGGCTCCGCCTCTGCCGGCGGGGCAGCCCGCACAGGTGGGGGCGGAGGATGGGGGAGCAGtggtgccgccgccgccactgccgccgccgccgcctccgctgTCCCTGCCGCTGTccgagcaggggcaggggagggggcgaGCGGCCGGCTCCAAGCCGCAGGAGCGGCGCGgggcccccccacccccagcctccttggGGGCGGAGGGTGGGCGCGGAGGTAGCAGAGATGCGGATCGGCCGCCGCCCCCTGACcgccccagaggcagagaagaggcAG GCAGagatttattggaaaaattggaagccgaaattaagttttcaaaggAAGGGGGAGTGAAAGTTATAACCCCAGAATCTAAAATTATCGAAGCAGCTGCTATACTTGTACAagaatgccatggaaaaattcccaaagaagttGAAGAGGCTGTCATTCAAATAGTGTGGGCCGATGATTCTCCTGGGAGATCCAAAAAAGCTGAACCTGTGAGTACCACACTCAAAGCAGGGGCTACTTCAGTAAGACAAAGACAATATCCTCTGAAATTAAAAGCTCATAAGGGATTGGTACCTGTGATTGAAAAGTCTCTCAAATTTGGGTTGTTAGTAGAATGTGAATCCAGGTACAACACACCAATCTTGCCAgtaaagaaagctgatggtaAAAGCTACAGGTTGGTACAGGATTTGAGGGAAATCAACAAGATAACACAGGACATACACCCAGTGGTAGCAAATCCTTACACACTTTTGACAACACTAACAAATGAATTAGGGTGGTTCACTGTTTTAGATCTcaaggatgcctttttctgcattcctgtgcataaGAATAGCCACgaactctttgcttttgagtgggAGAATCCAGAAACAGGGAGGAAGACCCAGCTTACCTGGACAGTTTTaccacaaggattcaaaaacAGCCCGACCATCTTCGGGAAACAGCTGTCAAAGGAGCTTGAGGACTGGAGGAAACAAGAACCAGGAGGAGCGGTTCTCCACTATGTTGATGACATCTTGATAGCGGCCAAGACACGAGATGACTGCATCGAGCTCACTGTAAGTCTGTTGAACTTTTTGGGCCAAAGTGGGTATCGGGTCTCgaaagagaaggcacaggttgccagggAAACAGTAGTATACCTGGGCCTGGAAATTTTCCATGGACATCGCCAACTCAGCAGAGAACGGAAGGAAGCCGTCTGTCGACTTCCAGAGCCCCATACCGTAAGGGAGATGCAGGCCTTCCTGGGAATGGTAGGTTGGTGTCGCCTGTGGATATCAAACTACGGTATACTGGTGAGACCTTTATATGAGGtccttaaagcagctgaaaaggggACAATCGTGTGGACAGAGAATGCCagggctgcatttaaacagctgaaacattccttaatgtcagccccagctctgggactgCCGGACTTGACTAAACCTTTTGAACTCTTTACACATGAGCGACTGAATGTTGCTCTGGGGGTACTGGCACAGCACCTTGGAGACCAGCGAAGAGCTGTGGCCTATTTCTCAAAACAACTAGACAATGTCGCCCAGGGTTGGCTAGGATGCTtgaaagctgtggcagcaaCAGTCCTTCTGATACAGGAGGCCCGTAAATTCACCCTTGGGCAGCACATTGTCGTGTATGTACCCCATGCAGTGATAAATGTGCTGGAGCAAAAGGGgggacactggctctccccTAGCAGGATGCTCAAATACCAATCTGTGTTGTTAGAACAGGATGATGATACTCTAAAGACAACTTCTGTGGTCAACCCTGCGACGTTTTTATCATCTACGTTACTTGACAGTGTGCCTGAGCATGATTGTTTGCAGACAATAGAGGAAACTTATTGCAGCAGACCAGACCTGAAAGATGTTCCTTTGAAAGATCCAGACTGGGAATTGTAcactgatgggagcagcttcATGAGAAACGGTAGGAGGATGACCGGTTACGCCGTAACCACCTCAGGTAAAATCATTGCGGCAAAAGCCTTGCCTCCAGATGTATCATCCCAGAAAGCTGAACTCATTGCACTAACGAGAGCTCTAGAACTGAGTGAGGGGAGGAAGGTGAACATACAGCCTGATTCCAAATATGCCTTCAGTGTTGTTCATGCCCACGGAGCTATTTGGAAGGAACGTGGCCTGCTGGCTGCTCAAGGTAATGAGGTTAAGCATGCTAAACAAATTCTTGCACTTTTACAGAGCATTTGGAAGCCTACGGAAGTAGCTGTCATGCATTGCAAGGGTCaccagaaagggaaaacagccccCGAACTGGGAAATCGTTTTGCTGACGAAACAGCCGGGGGgattgcagaaaaaggcatttttgcagtGGTACCACAGAAAGAGATAGATTTGTCATCATTTACCCCAAAATATGATCACAAATTAATTAAGTTCCTTAAGGCTGAAGTCAAAGAAGGTGGGTGGGCTGTTACCCCGGTAGGACAAGTCGTAGTTCCACCCCGATCCTTCGGGAAATAG